Part of the Bradyrhizobium sp. AZCC 1721 genome, TCTGCGTAAACAGGTGCTTGTGCGGGTGCTTCAAGCCGATGAGATAGTAGCCACCGTCGCTTGCTGGCCCAAGCACCATCCGGTCTCCGGGCGCGCGCACGGCCTCAATAGCCTGTACCAGCAAATGGATTGGCAGCGTCGGGCTGTCGCCATTGACGAGCAGGACACAGTCATGTCCGGCGCCCAGGAACGCGCGCGTCGCGCCCAACAACACATGCCCCAAATCGTCGCCAGCCTGTAGCAACAGTCCGAACCCTGCCGGAAGCAGTTGCCGCATGACGTCTTCGGTGCCCGCCGGCGCGTAGATGCCGTAGCCGCGCCTGCCGAGCGCCTCAGGGACCGCCTCGATTGCCGCGGCCACGTCGCGCAAAAAGCAGGCGGACAGCTCGGAAGCGGCAACGTCGCCAATGACCGTCGCAAGTCGCGTCTTTGAGCGGCCGGGCAGCGGCGCCTTGCATACAATCCCGATCGCCGCGACGCTCATGGCAGCCGTGACCGCAGGCGATCGGCGGCGATCGCG contains:
- a CDS encoding TIGR04282 family arsenosugar biosynthesis glycosyltransferase, whose amino-acid sequence is MSVAAIGIVCKAPLPGRSKTRLATVIGDVAASELSACFLRDVAAAIEAVPEALGRRGYGIYAPAGTEDVMRQLLPAGFGLLLQAGDDLGHVLLGATRAFLGAGHDCVLLVNGDSPTLPIHLLVQAIEAVRAPGDRMVLGPASDGGYYLIGLKHPHKHLFTQIAWGTETVARSTCERAAEIGLATTLLPEWYDVDDIETLRWLRDELAGHSTRFRGGGFAAASRAFLKDAPQVSQ